A stretch of Corallococcus macrosporus DNA encodes these proteins:
- a CDS encoding phospholipase D-like domain-containing protein, with the protein MRLVWPILLALLAAGCPYPNHRQDLRLRALPEDPAGRELAFEQTLGIPMEPGNGVELVQNGRVFDVIEEEIRAARSSIHIASYIWRPGIPSDRLLIALRERAPGVQCRVIVDPLGSVNFEVVAPVLADAGCDVRIYRPYQGAVTSLDAVRFRARMHRKMVIRDGEVALTGGFGIWRSWLGNGDAPETWRDTNIRVRGPVVRGMQLAFARNWQESGGDFLPLEAFPELAPAGNARACFVASTGHRFLSEASRMWLLSIASAKHRLWIANSYFLPSEAISDMLIVKAREGVDVRVLVPGRYHDVGPVLAAQRASYARLLEAGVRIYEYEISMMHAKTLVADDTLSVVGSTNMDPLALNHTDEGSVMVEDPVLAEELAASFEQDLTHSAEVHWHGWKRRGLLQKLKEKLPWFIGDFL; encoded by the coding sequence GTGCGGCTGGTCTGGCCCATCCTGCTCGCCCTGCTCGCCGCGGGGTGTCCCTACCCGAACCACCGACAGGACCTGCGCCTGCGCGCGCTGCCGGAGGACCCGGCCGGGCGCGAGCTCGCCTTCGAGCAGACGCTGGGCATCCCGATGGAGCCCGGCAACGGCGTGGAGCTGGTCCAGAACGGCCGGGTCTTCGACGTCATCGAGGAGGAGATCCGCGCCGCCCGCTCCAGCATCCACATCGCCAGCTACATCTGGCGTCCGGGCATCCCGTCGGACCGGCTGCTCATCGCGCTGCGCGAGCGCGCCCCCGGCGTGCAGTGCCGGGTCATCGTGGATCCGCTCGGCAGCGTGAACTTCGAGGTCGTGGCCCCCGTGCTCGCGGACGCGGGCTGCGACGTGCGCATCTACCGGCCCTATCAGGGCGCGGTGACGTCCCTGGACGCGGTGAGGTTCCGGGCGCGCATGCACCGCAAGATGGTCATTCGCGACGGCGAGGTCGCGCTGACCGGCGGCTTCGGTATCTGGCGCAGCTGGCTGGGCAACGGCGACGCGCCGGAGACCTGGCGCGACACCAACATCCGCGTGCGGGGCCCCGTCGTGCGAGGCATGCAGCTCGCCTTCGCGCGCAACTGGCAGGAGTCCGGCGGGGACTTCCTGCCGCTGGAGGCCTTCCCGGAGCTCGCCCCCGCGGGCAACGCGCGGGCCTGCTTCGTCGCCAGCACCGGCCACCGGTTCCTCTCGGAAGCCTCGAGGATGTGGCTGCTGTCCATCGCGTCCGCGAAGCACCGGCTGTGGATCGCCAACTCGTACTTCCTGCCGTCGGAAGCCATCAGCGACATGCTCATCGTCAAGGCCCGTGAGGGCGTGGACGTGCGGGTGCTGGTGCCCGGCCGCTACCACGACGTGGGCCCCGTCCTCGCCGCGCAGCGGGCGTCCTACGCGCGGCTGCTGGAGGCCGGCGTGCGCATCTACGAGTACGAGATCTCCATGATGCACGCCAAGACGCTGGTCGCGGACGACACGCTGAGCGTCGTGGGCTCCACCAACATGGATCCGCTGGCGCTCAACCACACCGACGAGGGCTCGGTGATGGTGGAGGACCCGGTGCTGGCGGAGGAGCTGGCCGCCTCCTTCGAGCAGGACCTCACGCACTCCGCGGAGGTCCACTGGCACGGCTGGAAGCGGCGGGGCCTGCTTCAGAAGCTGAAGGAGAAGCTCCCGTGGTTCATCGGCGACTTCCTATGA
- a CDS encoding ABC transporter permease has product MWMAFWDTVRLAFGTFRSNPLRSFLTLLGIVIGVTTVVSMMALIEGLKNQVNDQMSELGSDCFQVQRLPFGQGELSVAELARRPRFTYADLDAIRTQPSILQAAGEDSKGGQKASTSERESRPNVHVWAGTAEYFHTNAVSLATGRPFTDAEFVDNRRVAVIGADLADTLWPGMDPLGREFRILGRTFQVVGTLKRRGGFLGGGSQDNQAMIPLSTFASMFGVRDFRISIQAVSPEVLQRAQDEVTLLMRRRHGLKPDEPDDFFLYNNASATEMFNNLSSAVSAASFGVCILSLLVGGIGILNIMLVAVTERTREIGIRKALGAKRYRILAQFALEAVVLSLVGGAVGVALGVGLAHLARWMINLPTEVPLWSVIVSLVMSCGVGLLFGIYPAARAAKLDPVEAMRSE; this is encoded by the coding sequence ATGTGGATGGCTTTCTGGGACACGGTGCGGCTGGCGTTCGGCACGTTCCGCTCCAACCCCCTGCGCTCCTTCCTGACGCTCTTGGGCATCGTCATCGGCGTCACCACCGTGGTGTCCATGATGGCCCTCATCGAGGGACTCAAGAACCAGGTGAATGACCAGATGTCGGAGCTGGGCAGCGACTGCTTCCAGGTGCAGCGGCTGCCCTTCGGCCAGGGCGAGCTGTCCGTCGCGGAGCTCGCGCGCCGGCCGCGCTTCACCTACGCGGACCTGGACGCCATCCGCACGCAGCCCTCCATCCTGCAGGCCGCCGGGGAGGACTCCAAGGGCGGCCAGAAGGCCTCCACCTCCGAGCGCGAGTCGCGCCCCAACGTGCACGTCTGGGCCGGCACGGCGGAGTACTTCCACACCAACGCGGTGAGCCTCGCCACCGGGCGCCCCTTCACGGACGCGGAGTTCGTGGACAACCGGCGCGTGGCGGTGATTGGCGCGGACCTGGCGGACACGCTGTGGCCCGGCATGGACCCGCTGGGCCGCGAGTTCCGCATCCTGGGCCGCACCTTCCAGGTGGTGGGCACGCTCAAGCGCCGGGGCGGGTTCCTGGGCGGCGGCAGCCAGGACAACCAGGCCATGATTCCCCTGTCCACGTTCGCGTCCATGTTCGGCGTGCGCGACTTCCGCATCAGCATCCAGGCCGTGTCCCCGGAGGTGCTCCAGCGCGCCCAGGATGAAGTGACGCTGCTCATGCGCCGCCGCCACGGGCTCAAGCCGGACGAACCGGATGACTTCTTCCTCTACAACAACGCCTCCGCCACGGAGATGTTCAACAACCTCTCCTCGGCGGTGTCCGCGGCCAGCTTCGGCGTGTGCATCCTGTCGCTGCTGGTGGGCGGCATCGGCATCCTGAACATCATGCTGGTCGCCGTGACGGAGCGGACGCGCGAGATTGGCATCCGCAAGGCGCTGGGGGCCAAGCGCTACCGCATCCTCGCGCAGTTCGCGCTGGAGGCGGTGGTGCTGTCGCTGGTGGGCGGCGCGGTGGGTGTGGCCCTGGGCGTGGGCCTGGCGCACCTGGCGCGCTGGATGATCAACCTGCCCACGGAAGTGCCCCTGTGGTCCGTCATCGTGTCGCTGGTGATGAGCTGCGGCGTGGGCCTGCTCTTCGGCATCTACCCGGCGGCGCGCGCGGCGAAGCTGGACCCCGTGGAGGCGATGCGCTCGGAGTAG